DNA sequence from the Alkaliphilus metalliredigens QYMF genome:
CCACCCGGAGGTGTTAAAATGATACCAGTATTTTCAATTGTAGGAAAGAACTCAAATACAGGCAAAACAACGGTTTTATGCAATATTATTGGAGAGTTAAAAGCTAGGGGTTATCGAGTTGCTACCATTAAACATGATGTCCATGGCTTTGATATTGATCATCCAGGCAAGGATACATGGAAGCATGGGCAAGCGGGGTCAGATATTGTTATGATCTCATCTCCAGAGAAGTTTGCCATGATCGAAAAGGTTCAAGAGGAATATACCTTAGATGAAATCCTTGAAAAAATAACCAATGTGGATATTGTCATCACTGAAGGATATAAAAGAGAAAACAAACCTAA
Encoded proteins:
- the mobB gene encoding molybdopterin-guanine dinucleotide biosynthesis protein B is translated as MIPVFSIVGKNSNTGKTTVLCNIIGELKARGYRVATIKHDVHGFDIDHPGKDTWKHGQAGSDIVMISSPEKFAMIEKVQEEYTLDEILEKITNVDIVITEGYKRENKPKLEVFRSAAAKELLCEEHELFALVTDVSFEKSIPQFSFEEISQLVDLIEARFLQK